A region of Phaeodactylum tricornutum CCAP 1055/1 chromosome 14, whole genome shotgun sequence DNA encodes the following proteins:
- a CDS encoding predicted protein yields MSQFIQRVANYIANEVLIKGLANSKTFQRFAIRTDHNLQNLHKTGTEHFEKAFEDI; encoded by the coding sequence ATGAGCCAATTTATTCAACGTGTCGCCAACTACATTGCAAATGAAGTCCTCATCAAGGGACTTGCAAATTCGAAAACGTTTCAACGTTTTGCTATTCGAACAGATCATAACCTGCAAAATTTGCACAAGACCGGAACTGAGCACTTCGAAAAGGCCTTTGAAGACATT
- a CDS encoding anthranilate phosphoribosyltransferase (expressed protein, Tryptophan biosynthesis), which produces MASLKPYIEILIQGTRPLTADETEAAFSEILQGADEVQVGSLLTLLRARGETPSEIAGMVRAMNKACNAVDLGNRKLLDIVGTGGDGADTINISTASVVLAAACGCIVAKAGNRSVSSACGSADVLEALGVKVDLTPEQVVKCVDAVRMAFMFAPVNHPSMKYVAPIRKKLGVRTCFNILGPMTNAAGAQHAVIGVFHPELLSLMAGALKEVGRVDHAVVIHGLGLDEISPLGPSTILEIKNIAAPGEPRIYEEREFEFDPLSIGIARCELADLKGGGPEENAQKFRDVLLGGGHTDAKRDSIVLNAGVGCYVFGLAKSIEDGCDLARATLESGKASSLLESWVKVSQEIATAEKVA; this is translated from the coding sequence ATGGCGTCGCTGAAGCCATACATCGAAATCTTAATACAAGGAACGCGTCCACTGACAGCAGATGAAACCGAAGCAGCATTTTCTGAGATTTTACAAGGAGCCGATGAAGTTCAGGTCGGGTCGCTCTTGACTTTGTTGCGTGCCCGGGGTGAAACGCCTTCCGAGATTGCTGGTATGGTTCGGGCTATGAACAAAGCCTGCAACGCAGTTGATCTTGGAAATCGGAAACTTTTGGACATTGTCGGTACAGGAGGTGATGGAGCCGATACAATCAACATTAGCACGGCATCAGTGGTGCTCGCGGCCGCCTGTGGTTGTATTGTGGCCAAGGCGGGGAATCGTTCCGTGTCGTCAGCGTGTGGATCAGCAGACGTACTGGAGGCTCTGGGTGTCAAAGTTGACCTGACACCCGAGCAGGTTGTAAAATGTGTCGATGCCGTCCGTATGGCCTTCATGTTTGCCCCGGTCAACCACCCGTCGATGAAGTATGTGGCACCAATTCGCAAAAAGTTGGGTGTGAGAACGTGTTTCAATATTCTCGGACCCATGACAAACGCGGCTGGCGCACAGCACGCTGTCATCGGAGTCTTTCACCCTGAGCTCCTGTCACTTATGGCGGGCGCCTTAAAAGAAGTTGGGCGTGTGGATCATGCGGTAGTTATCCATGGGCTGGGACTGGACGAAATTAGCCCCCTGGGACCCTCGACCATTCTAGAAATTAAGAACATTGCGGCTCCGGGTGAGCCCCGTATCTACGAAGAACGGGAATTTGAGTTCGATCCCTTGAGTATTGGCATTGCGCGATGCGAACTGGCTGACCTAAAGGGTGGTGGGCCTGAAGAGAACGCTCAAAAGTTTCGAGATGTACTGTTGGGTGGAGGACATACCGACGCAAAGAGAGATTCTATTGTCTTGAACGCTGGGGTCGGTTGCTACGTTTTCGGTTTGGCAAAGTCCATCGAAGACGGATGTGACCTCGCTCGTGCAACTCTCGAATCCGGCAAAGCAAGCTCGCTGTTAGAATCTTGGGTGAAAGTGAGTCAAGAAATTGCTACGGCGGAAAAGGTAGCATAG
- a CDS encoding predicted protein: MQVGSLPLSAFVPPPPPSAISFPVNRHMVKTEHIISELGLTLPPAPTAAANYQPCQRVDNVLYLSGHLPLRDDGTLHTGTLGKDYDVQAGYQAARQVGLNLIASLKHELGDLDRVEKIVKLFGIVQSTDDFHEQHKVVNGCSDLFCEVFGKERGMHARSAIGTNALPLGIAVEIEAIVLVRDTST; the protein is encoded by the coding sequence ATGCAAGTTGGATCTCTGCCGCTATCAGCGTTTGTTCCTCCTCCGCCCCCCAGTGCCATCAGCTTCCCAGTCAACCGACATATGGTTAAGACAGAGCATATTATTAGTGAACTGGGCTTGACATTGCCACCCGCACCTACAGCGGCTGCGAATTATCAGCCGTGCCAGCGCGTTGACAACGTCTTGTACCTCTCTGGTCATTTGCCGCTTCGTGACGATGGAACGCTTCATACGGGAACTCTTGGAAAAGATTATGATGTACAAGCTGGCTACCAAGCAGCTCGGCAGGTTGGATTGAAtctcatcgcatctttgaaaCACGAATTGGGAGATCTCGACAGAGTTGAGAAGATTGTGAAACttttcggaatcgtccaGTCCACAGATGATTTCCATGAACAGCACAAGGTAGTCAATGGATGTTCTGATCTATTTTGTGAAGTATTTGGGAAAGAGCGAGGGATGCACGCACGATCAGCGATTGGTACAAACGCCTTGCCCCTCGGAATCGCCGTCGAGATTGAAGCCATAGTTCTAGTGAGAGACACTTCAACTTAG
- a CDS encoding hypothetical protein (Protein contains putatively extracellular LRR domain as well as 13 transmembrane domains and a sodium:neurotransmitter sympoter that is homlogous to GABA transporters. Putatively resembles a GABA sensor and transporter. Many ESTs in all conditions, but especially under conditions of nitrate depletion.), with protein sequence MAGNTTDGKTRETWPSRTAFYFAAVGAAVGFGNVWRFPALSVEYGGGAFFIPYLMALFLIGIPILILEIGFGQFFQSGDVGVFGGFHPRLRGVGVASVACGFMLVVYYSFGNNDPWGAPDISGEEAVEYFTNVIIGAETLGQDGRPTRLVGANVGYSFLVWVIVFFGIGFGVQWTGRISYVTMGLPVILLFVFLGRSLTLEGSSEGVKEYIGRWDVSVLTERGDVWSTAVSQIFFSLGVTFGIMTAFGSYCPHHEPVVLNSFVISIANSMFSFISGFAVFAALGHLSFLSGTSVTDLPFAGFSLVFGTWPVVLGSLSGGEHWVRLLFFNLFLLGIDSAFGFTEGVVTVLLDTTFLQHLPKWKVTAAVCLVGWLLSLMYATDAGLNFLDVIDFYINFVMLFVGFGETFSAGWVYGHKKMIDNCGAPAVFSYMIANFGCVIVACGIWFGVSPDDGGVWGGFVGMFLFYFIGITVTCFFLKKKMDENPGKWTWSEMLWEVSFRNIFDLKARIEPIVQWIPSLWCVLIKQFIPHILIILFINLAQSNNADGEPIFGHYGGYGAKPFQIMGVLTWVFALVLFLVGAVFPALYQSLDLPAGHLALDEAEALEKKEHMEGSSVDEVSGSDQENDGEGIADNAGARLFSAQLTVDESNTLFIYTACRRATTTTTTVAPTDGITLKNPPSLLFRLLLLFPSNFSLDRLVHQKMREIPSLQVLSLRAVGSHSCSVEQTFCPAPDSAEPSQASKLLRSFHKRPVDNADAGNKGICSMNEIPVKRTPCIGPGSFRRVNANDVDLHHPIVGCRDLSTRLILQFGNPALDCLQSYVDSLVETGRMDDTRLGRHFFDEWKANVILGSGGTLHTEVAEVEPTPAPLASTRKRRRSSAAASAAAPAIVPIREKHARSVDNNRAREPFSLQLYHAMVDAGMGPHLAVLDLTGVHGLGDDLLQLLLPQCVNLQRLSLKNCRRITVKSLRVVAQYQAKLESLDVGGAFNLTTDDVMEVVPTLTCLEEIHVSGLGWANGTLQRLADSRAWISLSLNFSLHISQAVLRTSLIRIAGSLKSLALAFCEDVVDNTLLGMLGRNLPVLQYLDVRGNPGLTTMTGWYDGRASADLPAQALLVLARYSGLSESSVDETKRVHLLAARALTAILDGNGMGAGIVRLHDANKNGQ encoded by the exons ATGGCCGGTAATACTACTGATGGAAAAACCCGAGAGACTTGGCCGTCGCGAACAGCGTTCTACTTTGCAGCTGTTGGGGCTGCAGTGGGATTTGGAAACGTTTGGCGTTTTCCAGCCCTCTCGGTCGAATACGGGGGAGGCGCCTTTTTTATTCCTTACCTTATGGCGTTGTTCCTCATCGGCATTCCTATTTTAATCCTTGAAATAGGCTTCG GACAATTTTTTCAGTCTGGCGATGTTGGCGTCTTTGGGGGATttcatcctcgtcttcggGGTGTTGGTGTTGCAAGTGTGGCATGCGGTTTCATGTTGGTTGTTTATTACAG CTTTGGTAATAACGATCCGTGGGGAGCTCCAGACATATCCGGAGAAGAAGCTGTCGAATATTT TACCAACGTCATCATCGGAGCTGAAACACTTGGCCAAGACGGACGCCCAACACGATTGGTAGGAGCGAATGTTGGATATTCGTTCTTGGTCTGGGTTATCGTCTTTTTTGGTATTGGCTTTGGCGTCCAGTGGACAGGTCGAATTTCATACGTCACAATG GGCCTTCCTGTtatccttctttttgtctTCTTGGGCCGGTCCCTTACTCTCGAAGGCAGCAGCGAAGGAGTCAAGGAGTATATTGGACGCTGGGACGTTAGTGTTCTTACCGAACGAGGTGACGTCTGGTCTACGGCAGTCTCCCAGATTTTTTTCTCTCTTGGTGTTACGTTTGGTATCATGACTGCATTCGGTTCTTACTGCCCACACCATGAGCCCGTTGTTTTAAACTCTTTTGTGATCTCAATCGCAAATTCAATGTTTTCGTTCATATCTGGCTTTGCTGTCTTTGCCGCACTTGGGCATTTGTCATTTCTGTCCGGAACCTCAGTGACCGATCTCCCATTTGCTGGTTTTTCACTTGTTTTTGGAACTTGGCCGGTTGTGCTTGGATCTCTAAGTGGCGGGGAGCATTGGGTACGCCTGCTTTTCTTTAATCTATTCCTTCTCGGCATCGACTCAGCGTTTGGGTTTACCGAGGGAGTTGTTACAGTCCTTCTTGACACTACGTTCCTACAGCATCTTCCAAAGTGGAAGGTTACAGCAGCTGTGTGCTTGGTTGGCTGGCTTTTGTCTCTCATGTATGCCACGGATGCTGGTCTGAATTTTCTTGATGTAATTGATTTCTATATCAACTTTGTCatgctttttgttggttttgGTGAAACATTCAGTGCAGGATGGGTGTACGGGCACAAGAAAATGATCGATAATTGCGGTGCACCGGCCGTTTTCTCTTACATGATCGCTAACTTTGGCTGCGTCATTGTTGCCTGCGGAATTTGGTTTGGAGTCTCACCAGATGATGGTGGTGTCTGGGGTGGGTTTGTTGGCATGTTCCTTTTCTATTTCATTGGCATCACTGTTACCTGCTTCTTCCtcaaaaagaaaatggaTGAAAACCCTGGCAAGTGGACTTGGTCAGAAATGCTGTGGGAAGTTTCTTTCCGTAACATCTTTGACTTGAAAGCGCGTATTGAACCCATTGTTCAGTGGATTCCAAGTCTTTGGTGTGTTTTGATTAAACAATTTATTCCGCACATTTTGATTATTTTGTTCATCAATCTGGCCCAGTCAAACAATGCCGATGGCGAGCCTATCTTTGGTCACTACGGCGGCTACGGGGCGAAGCCTTTCCAGATCATGGGAGTACTCACGTGGGTTTTCGCTCTGGTATTGTTCCTTGTTGGCGCGGTCTTTCCTGCACTTTACCAGTCTCTCGATCTCCCCGCTGGCCACCTCGCTCTTGATGAAGCGGAGGCCTTGGAAAAAAAAGAGCACATGGAAGGGTCGTCGGTAGATGAGGTTTCTGGATCTGACCAGGAAAATGATGGCGAAGGTATTGCGGACA ATGCCGGTGCGAGACTTTTCTCCGCGCAGCTTACTGTTGACGAGAGCAACACGCTTTTCATTTAC ACCGCGTGCAGGCGCGCGACCACAACGACAACCACCGTTGCGCCAACTGATGGAATCACCTTGAAGAATCCGCCGTCGCTGCTCTTTCGTCTCCTTCTATTGTTTCCCTCCAACTTTTCTTTGGATCGTTTGGTGCATCAAAAGATGCGAGAAATACCTTCACTACAAGTCTTAAGCTTGCGAGCCGTCGGCTCTCATTCTTGCTCTGTGGAACAGACGTTTTGCCCTGCGCCCGATTCTGCGGAACCGTCGCAGGCATCCAAGCTGCTACGCTCTTTCCACAAACGTCCTGTGGATAACGCCGACGCTGGGAACAAGGGAATTTGTTCTATGAATGAAATCCCCGTCAAACGAACCCCTTGCATTGGACCCGGAAGCTTTCGTCGAGTGAATGCCAACGATGTGGATCTGCACCATCCGATTGTGGGCTGTCGTGACCTATCAACTCGCCTAATTCTGCAGTTTGGCAATCCTGCTCTGGACTGCTTGCAATCCTACGTAGACAGTCTCGTCGAGACGGGTCGAATGGATGATACGCGGCTGGGCCGGCACTTCTTTGACGAGTGGAAGGCCAACGTGATCCTCGGTAGCGGTGGCACCTTACACACGGAAGTGGCGGAAGTCGAACCAACGCCCGCGCCGCTAGCGTCCACCCGGAAGCGTCGTCGGAGCTCGGCTGCGGCCTCTGCCGCCGCTCCAGCCATCGTCCCGATCCGCGAGAAGCACGCCCGTTCCGTCGACAACAATCGAGCTCGGGAGCCTTTCTCTTTACAACTGTACCAT GCAATGGTGGATGCAGGGATGGGACCACATTTGGCCGTTCTGGACCTGACTGGTGTGCACGGTCTAGGAGATGACTTACTACAGCTCTTATTGCCGCAGTGTGTCAACCTACAGCGACTGAGCTTGAAGAACTGCCGTCGAATCACCGTCAAGAGCTTGCGGGTAGTTGCGCAATATCAAGCCAAATTGGAATCACTCGACGTCGGTGGTGCCTTCAACTTGACCACGGACGATGTCATGGAAGTGGTGCCTACCTTGACTtgtttggaagaaattcatGTGAGCGGTTTGGGATGGGCGAACGGCACGTTGCAGCGATTGGCTGATTCCCGGGCTTGGATATCTTTGAGCCTTAATTTTTCGTTGCACATTTCGCAGGCGGTCTTACGAACATCACTAATAAGGATTGCCGGCTCCTTAAAGTCGCTCGCGTTGGCGTTCTGTGAAGACGTGGTCGACAACACACTATTGGGAATGTTGGGACGAAACTTGCCGGTACTGCAGTATTTGGACGTCCGAGGCAATCCTGGCCTTACAACGATGACCGGGTGGTACGATGGAAGAGCTTCTGCCGATCTTCCGGCACAGGCGTTGCTTGTGTTGGCGCGCTACTCGGGCCTGTCCGAGAGCTCGGTGGATGAAACCAAGCGCGTGCATCTTCTCGCGGCTCGCGCACTGACCGCTATTCTGGATGGCAATGGTATGGGAGCTGGCATTGTGCGATTGCATGATGCTAACAAGAACGGACAATAA
- a CDS encoding predicted protein produces MPSTPARADGDVQTPHRILPIGVAFPRRIYPSFRIRIHIPHRHPQHFRCHLPPPCLPKIRPWGVVDAGIRRRFDDMNHMGRWKRPILALAFGVFNCLDCQGFVPVAGSSLGSKDSVGTADTLGIASSASKSSAPLSASGRTVPKESLIFLLSLQYPVSDKDPSLFSKTAKDVWRWKDAVLGDGRDFFLPKPKTLNALIKYLRSDPIIQECVVLSNCARLEVLIVADRDPTTHVSELLWKQVQAHNTPRRHQRFGWQRTLSFDRSDLVDPQAARWETDPSHVAELQTYWHCEHGLANVTRHCAAVAAGLAPRPRRPDRSVVFAPFSSRDAHILLQLKRTLELARTDCPTLAGILCAALTAGKAARNPRKVPALEELRPYGTGNSKYDRTAPREVTERVATAAWNLAIEPSVQECVARWQAQQQSERIAAFRHRAEAFAEDLEQLGWIRAQLHLPTMQLRQGQTVNEDEFFQHIQDSLERVQSPSEEKL; encoded by the exons ATGCCGTCCACACCGGCACGTGCCGACGGCGACGTACAGACGCCACATCGGATCCTTCCTATCGGAGTGG CATTCCCTCGAAGAATATACCCGTCGTTCCGTATCCGTATCCATATCCCGCATCGGCATCCGCAACATTTTCGGTGCCACCTGCCACCACCATGTCTCCCAAAGATTAGGCCGTGGGGTGTGGTGGATGCCGGGATCAGGCGTCGTTTCGATGACATGAATCACATGGGACGATGGAAACGTCCAATCCTTGCGCTAGCCTTTGGTGTCTTCAACTGTCTCGATTGCCAAGGATTTGTTCCGGTGGCGGGGTCTTCTCTGGGATCCAAGGATTCCGTTGGAACCGCTGACACTTTGGGAATTGCCTCCtctgcttcaaaatcgtcaGCCCCACTCTCTGCATCCGGCAGGACGGTTCCCAAAGAATCACTCATATTCCTTCTATCATTGCAATATCCTGTTAGCGATAAAGACCCTTCGTTATTTTCGAAAACTGCCAAGGATGTTTGGCGATGGAAGGACGCTGTGCTCGGCGACGGACGAGacttttttcttcccaaACCAAAGACCCTCAACGCCTTGATCAAGTACTTGCGTAGTGATCCCATCATTCAAGAATGCGTCGTCCTTTCCAATTGCGCACGTTTAGAAGTACTAATCGTGGCGGATCGTGACCCCACCACGCACGTATCGGAACTACTCTGGAAACAGGTACAGGCCCACAACACGCCCCGTCGCCACCAGCGCTTTGGGTGGCAGCGAACACTGTCGTTCGACCGGTCGGACCTTGTGGATCCGCAAGCGGCGCGTTGGGAGACGGACCCGTCGCACGTCGCGGAACTCCAAACGTACTGGCACTGCGAACACGGCCTGGCCAACGTGACTCGCCACTGTGCCGCGGTCGCCGCCGGTCTGGCGCCACGCCCCCGACGTCCCGATCGGTCCGTTGTCTTTGCACCCTTTTCGTCACGGGATGCTCATATACTTTTGCAACTGAAACGTACCTTGGAATTGGCCCGGACGGATTGTCCGACGCTAGCCGGAATACTGTGTGCGGCTCTGACGGCCGGCAAAGCGGCGCGGAATCCTCGGAAAGTTCCGGCGCTCGAAGAATTGCGACCTTACGGTACCGGAAATTCCAAGTACGATAGAACGGCGCCCCGAGAAGTTACGGAGAGAGTTGCCACG GCTGCCTGGAACCTGGCAATTGAACCAAGCGTACAAGAGTGCGTCGCTCGCTGGCAAGCACAGCAGCAGAGCGAACGAATTGCAGCTTTTCGTCATCGTGCCGAAGCATTCGCGGAAGATTTAGAGCAATTGGGCTGGATTCGGGCACAACTACACTTACCAACTATGCAGTTGCGACAAGGCCAAACTgtcaacgaagacgaatTTTTCCAACATATCCAAGACTCTCTAGAACGTGTACAAAGTCCTTCCGAAGAGAAATTATAG